In Procambarus clarkii isolate CNS0578487 chromosome 53, FALCON_Pclarkii_2.0, whole genome shotgun sequence, the following proteins share a genomic window:
- the LOC123767181 gene encoding glutamine-rich protein 2-like, whose product MSSIRVINHCEQQLRLFAESPPQSLLVRSSLLVRSSLLVRSSLLVRSSLLVRSSLLVPPFTRQFVARKKCFTTRKIFLVAEIIVVLCLLCKLCCVYGVTGEDDLSHRRADTGLLPHGLRPDGLLPHGLRPDGFLPDGLRPDGLLPDGFLPDGLRPDGLLPDGFLPDGLLPHGLRPDGLRPDGFLPDGLRPDGFLPDGLRPDGFLPDGLRPDGLLPDGLRPDGLLPDGLRPDGFLPDGLRPDGFLPDGFLPDGLLPDGFLPDGLLPDGFLPDGLLPDGLLPDGLLPDGLRPDGLLPDGLRPDGLLPDGLRPDGFLPDGLLPDGLRPDGLLPDGLRPDGFLPDGLLPDGLLPDGFLPDGFLPDGLLPHGFLPDGLLLDGFLPDGFLPDGLLPDGFLPDGLLPDGFLPDGLLPDGFLPDGLLSDGFLPDGLLPDGFLPDGLLPDGFLPDGLLPDGLRPDGFDFQSM is encoded by the coding sequence ATGTCGTCCATCAGGGTAATAAATCATTGTGAACAACAACTGCGGTTGTTTGCTGAAAGTCCGCCACAAAGCTTGTTGGTTCGGTCAAGCTTGTTGGTTCGGTCAAGCTTGTTGGTTCGGTCAAGCTTGTTGGTTCGGTCAAGCTTGTTGGTTCGGTCAAGCTTGTTGGTGCCGCCTTTCACACGACAGTTTGTGGCGCGGAAGAAATGTTTTACGACTCGGAAAATATTCCTCGTCGCGGAAATTATTgtcgtgttgtgtttgttgtgtaAACTTTGTTGTGTTTATGGAGTCACCGGAGAGGACGACCTGTCGCACCGCCGGGCTGACACCGGCCTCCTACCGCACGGCTTACGGCCGGACGGCCTCCTACCGCACGGCTTACGGCCGGACGGCTTCCTACCGGACGGCTTACGGCCGGACGGCCTCCTACCGGACGGCTTCCTACCGGACGGCTTACGGCCGGACGGCCTCCTACCGGACGGCTTCCTACCGGACGGCCTCCTACCGCACGGCTTACGGCCGGACGGCTTACGGCCGGACGGCTTCCTACCGGACGGCTTACGGCCGGACGGCTTCCTACCGGACGGCTTACGGCCGGACGGCTTCCTACCGGACGGCTTACGGCCGGACGGCCTCCTACCGGACGGCTTACGGCCGGACGGCCTCCTACCGGACGGCTTACGGCCGGACGGCTTCCTACCGGACGGCTTACGGCCGGACGGCTTCCTACCGGACGGCTTCCTACCGGACGGCCTCCTACCGGACGGCTTCCTACCGGACGGCCTCCTACCGGACGGCTTCCTACCGGACGGCCTCCTACCGGACGGCCTCCTACCGGACGGCCTCCTACCGGACGGCTTACGTCCGGACGGCCTCCTACCGGACGGCTTACGTCCGGACGGCCTCCTACCGGACGGCTTACGGCCGGACGGCTTCCTGCCGGACGGCCTCCTACCGGACGGCTTACGTCCGGACGGCCTCCTACCGGACGGCTTACGGCCGGACGGCTTCCTGCCGGACGGCCTCCTACCGGACGGCCTCCTACCGGACGGCTTCCTACCGGACGGCTTCCTACCGGACGGCCTCCTACCGCACGGCTTCCTACCGGACGGCCTCCTACTGGACGGCTTCCTACCGGACGGCTTCCTACCGGACGGCCTCCTACCGGACGGCTTCCTACCGGACGGCCTCCTACCGGACGGCTTCCTACCGGACGGCCTCCTACCGGACGGCTTCCTACCGGACGGCCTCCTATCGGACGGCTTCCTACCGGACGGCCTCCTACCGGACGGCTTCCTACCGGACGGCCTCCTACCGGACGGCTTCCTACCGGACGGCCTCCTACCGGACGGCTTACGTCCGGACGGCTTCGACTTCCAGTCCATGTGA